Below is a genomic region from Gammaproteobacteria bacterium.
CACCGCGAGTTGGAGCGCCCCACCCAGCGTTACTCCCCAAGCAAGCCCCGTCACCGGATGTTCCAGGTGAGGGGCAAACACAAGGGCGCCGGCAATCATCGCCAGATTAAGAAATACTGGAGTAAAAGCGGGCATCCCGAACCGACCATAGGTGTTGAGTACCCCCCCGGCCAACGCTGCCAACGAGATGAAGGCCAAATACGGGAAAGTGATACGTAGCATCTCAACGGTAAGCCCATAACGTACCGGTTCGCTGGTAAAACCTGGGGCGAATAGCCACACCAACAGCGGTGCAGCGAGGATGCCGAGGATCGTCACACCGATAACCACCACCCCCAAGGCCCCAGCGGCGTGCCCTACCAGGGCGCGCACCTCGTCGTGGCTGTGCAGGGTTTTATGCTCGGAGAGAACTGGCACAAAAGCCTGGGAGAATGACCCCTCGGCAAACATTCGGCGTAGAAAGTTGGGGATGCGGAAGGCAACGAAAAAGGCATCAGCTCCGTTGCTCGCCCCAAAATAGCGGGCAACCACCATGTCTCGAAGAAAACCCAGTATCCGTGAGATCAGCGTCATGCCACCAACGGTAAAGGTGGACTGGAGAAGTCGTTTGCTCATATAGTAAAAACAGTTAGTTCCCTTGAGGGATGGGGGGGATGAAATGGTGTGTGTAGCGGGTGTGACCCTCACCGCCACCGGGTCAAACCAAAGTGCAAGGCAAGCCTTGCATGCTGACCCCCTGACGGCGTTAAATCCTTCGATGGGAGTGAGGGTGAGCGGTTACCGTGGTGGTGACAAAAGGGTTTGCTGTAACTCGGTGAGTAGGCCCCGGGCTGCGGCATCCACGATGTCCAATACGTGCTCAAAACCATCCTGCGCCCCGTAATAGGGGTCAGGAACCTCGTCAACGGGGAGATGAGGCGCAAATTCTAGGAAGAGTCTGATCTTGTGGCCGCATTGAGGTGGCGCGGCCTGATGGAGCGCGTCGTAGTTGTCTCGATCCATCGCCAATAGGTAGTGATAGTATTCAAAGTCTTTGGGAACTACGCGTCGTGCCCGGAGTGCATTGAGGTCGACACCGCGACGTGCTGCGGCCTCGCGACTGCGTCGATCCGGTGCTTCACCCACATGGTAGGCGTGTGTACCGGCAGAATCGATCTCAAACCGGTGCTCAAGGTGGTGCTCTCGCACCAGTCGGGTGAATACTCCCTCCGCAGTAGGGGAACGACAGATGTTACCCATACAAACGAAAAGTATTTTGATCTTTTCCATACTGATGATTCTTCTATCTATCGTGGGGGATGCAGGTAGTCATGGTCACGCCGGGTCGCGCTAGTCTATTCGATTTCCGGCTATCCACAAGGTTGCCTTTCTGTATCAGTCGCGTAAAGACTCCCTAAGCGTTGGGAGAACGGCAGATGCTACCCATGCAGAAGAAAAGAATCTTCATTTTTTTGATAGCGGTGATTTTGCTGTCCATTGTGGAGGGGACGTTTTTGAGGCTTATTTTGCCACCGTGCGTAGCATCGAATTCGGGACAAGATCAGACCGCCTCGTTATCGGTAGCAAATAAATCCGAAACGAACCAATCTGTTGAAAACCAATTGGTACCAAACCAATCTTTGGCAAATATCGACAGTCTCCGAATTCTGGGAGACCAGTTAGACCACCTTCGTGAGATGAATACTCGCCTGGTCGATTATGTTCGTACCTTGCGTCCTACCGCCCCTGGCGAGATTTTGGTAGAGCAGGTCCGTCATGCCCGTTACTGGGTTGCTATCTACCTTGCCACTGCGGACGAAGATGCCAAACAACGCCTAACCGAGGCATTGACGCGAGTGGGATATACGGTAACTCCAGGAGATGCCTTGCATCTGCGCCCTATTGATTCGGAACAGCGTGCTAAAGTCTTCTATTTCCACGACGATGCCTTTGGGGCCGCTGATGAATTAGCCAAGCTTATGGGGCGATTGACGGGAGAAGCTTTTGATATACGCCGAGGCAGCGGGTTATCTCTGCCCTCTGAACAGCAACGTTGGACTTTTGTCGTCTCTGCTACGCAAGTCTTTCCCAAGAATTGAGACAATTTTTACCAGTGGTATGGCGTTAGAGCGATGATTGGGTCACGGTAACCATTCACCTCCTCCCGCCGGGAGAGAAGCAACGGTTACGTTAGTAGCAACTATTTCAAATGAAAACCGTATCCTGAGGCAAAATATGAAATTATTTTTTGGAATACTCACCTTGCTTGGGGCTCTTTTTATTTCCAGCATTGCTGCTTATTTCAGTATCATTGGTCTTGCGGCGATTTTCGCTGCAACTTTTACCCCGGTGGTGGTCATGACGGGAGTATTGGAGGGAGGGAAAATAATTGCTGCGGCATGGCTACATGCCAACTGGAAAAACCGAGATGTCAGTTGGCTGCATAAGTTATATCTCATCATGGCGGTACTCGTGCTCATGGTGGTGACCGCAGTAGGCATCTACGGTTTTCTCAGTAAGGGGCATTTTGAACAAAAGGCCCCATTGGCGGGTATCAACCTTCAAATTGCTCAGCATGAGCAGTCTGTTGCGCAGATTGAACGAGAAAATTCTCGACTTCAGGCGAAAACCGATCAGTTCGACAAAATCATTGATGCCTATCTCAGAAACAATAAAGTGACTCTGAGCATCAAGACAAAAAAGGAACAAGATCCTGATCGCAACGAAATTCAGAAACAGATCACAGCCAATAAAAACGAAATTACTCGGTTGAACAAAGAGTTGTTGTCGTTGCGCTTACAGACTAGTGAGGTTGAGGCAAGTCTGGGGCCGGTTAAATATGTTGCCGCCTTGTTTGGTTGGCAGGATACGAGCTATGCAATACGGATGCTAATTTTGCTGTTGATGTTCTCCTTCGATCCGTTGGCGATTGTGCTCATCCTTTCTTCTTCTATTTCTCTGGGTGAATACTTTACCGCAAGCGGTAATAGTAAAAGAAGCATTACTACCTCGTCAGCGTTGGTGCCGCTATCGTCGGTAGCGGAATAGGTAACGTTCGATCGACAGAGGCGGCTCTGTGTTTTTAATTCTGTGGCAATATTAACAAATAACCTAAGTTGCCACCTACTTGCCCCCCTCCCCAGTCCTCCCCGTAAACGGGGAGGGAGTAGGCCGCAGACCTCCCCCCGTTTACGGGGGGATTGAGGGGGGACGATTGGATGCGATCCCGAATTTTGAATAGGTGGCAACTTGGGTTAACAAATATCTAGAGATACCCTTCTCTGGTTAGTGGCCTGAATTGACAAAAGGAGAGCGTGCAATGGCAAGGCATAGCTTGCGGCGTAGATTACTAGAATTGGCTTTTTGGTTGGGATGCGGGAGTTTTTGCGTAGGAGAGTTCGTCTTCGCCGGGGCTCGTGACCCAATGGAGCCACGGGGCGGCACCTTCGTACCTCCTCCTATTGAAGAACCTGCCCCCTGGAAGGAGCAAACAACCGATTTGCCTCCATTTCCACAGGATGAGGATTTGGTGGAGCTGCCCTTGGATCGATCCGATTATCGTTGCTTAATAGATAGTCGGACGCTGATCGTAGGAAAAGATCAGGCGGTGCGTTATACCGCAGTGTTGGTATCCGCAAGTGGGGCGCGCTCAATTTTTTTCGAGGCGTTGCGTTGTGACAATGGAGAATACAAGACAGAGGCCTATGGCCGCTCTGGGTCTTTCCAGAAGGCATCTGCCCCGCTCTGGCGGCGTATTGATGATATTTCTACTGGTTCCTCGCGACAATTTCGACTGGAACTGCGCGCGACATTGTGTGACGAGACGCATCGTCCACTAACTCCAACGGATATGATGAAACGCTTAAAGTATCCACCGCCAAGTGGTATCTCCATGCTAGGGCGTTAAACAAAATCAGAGCGTTGGCGTTAGTAAATTCTCTAGGCAACTGATTTAGAACATGATGTTTTATGCAAAACCGCGTAGGTTATGCCGCTGTTGGATTGTTTGTGGTACTACTTGGACTTGCCGCTGTGGCGGTGGCCCTATGGTTAGCGGTAGGAACTTCGAATAAGGTTTACGACACCTATTTAGCCTATATGTCCGAATCAGTTTCTGGTCTCAATCCTGAGGCCCCGGTGAAATACCGTGGAGTGGATATCGGGCGGGTGGTGGGTATTTCTCTAGTCCCCAATAATCCTGAAGAGGTAGAATTGCGTCTTTCGCTGGAGCGGGGCGCGCCCATTCGACGTGATACCGTCGCGGTCCTCAAAACCCAGGGGCTTACCGGTATCGCCTACGTAGAATTAACCGGGGGGAGTCGTAACGCCGAACCGTTAATATCCAAAAAGGGCCATCCCGCAGTGATCCTCACTGCGCCTTCTCTCTTGGAACGATTGGACATTGCGGTTACTACGGTCCTAGGCAAGATTGAAGCCCTCTCGGGGAACTTCGCCGAGATCCTTGCGCCAGAGAATCGGGCTGCACTCGCCAAAATTCTGGCCAATCTCGATACCATCACCAGCGCTGTAGCTCAGCGCACCGGGAGCATTGATCAAACACTGGCCAATGCCAGTATCTCCGTGGATAACATTGCTATGGCTAGTAACTCTCTCGTGCCATTACTAGATTCTTTGCATCGTGGCGCCAACACCATCGAATTGGCTGCGCATAATCTGGCTCGAGCGGGCGATGGGGCAAGTTCCGCAGTCCAAGATGGGCGCCGCAGCCTTACTCGCTTTAGTCAGGAAACTTTGCCGGAGGTTACTGCCCTGGCAACTGAATTGCGCGACCTGGTCGCGGCTCTAAAACGGTTCACCGAACAATTGCAACGTGACCCTAATTCTTTAGTCTTCGGTCGTCGCGACCGACGTTTAGGGCCTGGAGAATAGCTAGAGATTATGGGCAACGGCAAGAAGTGGCAACGTTTATATTGTTTTGTTCTTGAGCCAAAAGTTTGGGCAATTGGAATCGTATAAACCGTTCAGTAACGAACCTATGTTAATTATCCCTCGGTGTGCGGATCTTCCTATTGGGGAGATGTTCTACCAGTGAATTCTTCATCCGCTATAACCTTTTGGCTAACCCACTCCAATCAGAGTGCCTTACTCCAAAGGCAGGTAAATCCTCTTTCGTTTACTAATACCACTAACGGTTGCCAGAAGATTCAAGTTGATGCAACGCATAGTTATCAGCCGATGGAGGGGTTTGGTTTCTCCCTGACCGGCGGCAGCGCTTATCTAATCAACCAGCTTACGTCATGGGAGCGAGATAGACTCCTGAGAGAAACTTTCTCAAGCGAAAATGATGGAATTGGTGTGAGTTATCTGCGGGTTAGTATTGGCGCATCGGATTTGAGCGCAACGACTTTTTCCTATGACGATATGCCGATCGGCCAAACCGATCCGGGGCTAATTCATTTCGATTTAAACGCTGGCGACCTTGACCTTATTCCGGTGCTTCGTGAGATCATTGCAATTAATCCCCAGATCAAAATTATGGGGACACCGTGGTCCGCCCCCCCCTGGATGAAGGATAACAACAGTTTTGTGGGGGGAAGCCTACGCTCAGAATATTATCAGGTGTACGCCGATTATTTTGTTAGATATCTTCGAGCGATGCGGGATAATGGTATTTATATTCATGCCCTCACCCTGCAGAATGAACCGCTGAACAAGAAAAATGATCCGAGTATGGTAATGAAATCGGCGGAGCAGGCCGACTTTATTAAGAATTATCTGGGGCCAGCTTTGTGGAATGCTGGCCTCCAGGAGGTTGAATTATTTTGCTGGGATCACAACTGCGACGAAAAGCGCTACCCCATCGAAGTTCTTAATATTCTCGATGAGAGTAACGCGCTTAATTATCTCGCCGGAGTGGCTTGGCATCTCTATGCCGGTGATGCCAGCTCGATATCCGATGTTCATTATCTG
It encodes:
- a CDS encoding hypothetical protein (Evidence 5 : Unknown function), whose amino-acid sequence is MLPMQKKRIFIFLIAVILLSIVEGTFLRLILPPCVASNSGQDQTASLSVANKSETNQSVENQLVPNQSLANIDSLRILGDQLDHLREMNTRLVDYVRTLRPTAPGEILVEQVRHARYWVAIYLATADEDAKQRLTEALTRVGYTVTPGDALHLRPIDSEQRAKVFYFHDDAFGAADELAKLMGRLTGEAFDIRRGSGLSLPSEQQRWTFVVSATQVFPKN
- a CDS encoding putative low molecular weight protein-tyrosine-phosphatase slr0328 (Evidence 3 : Putative function from multiple computational evidences), whose amino-acid sequence is MEKIKILFVCMGNICRSPTAEGVFTRLVREHHLEHRFEIDSAGTHAYHVGEAPDRRSREAAARRGVDLNALRARRVVPKDFEYYHYLLAMDRDNYDALHQAAPPQCGHKIRLFLEFAPHLPVDEVPDPYYGAQDGFEHVLDIVDAAARGLLTELQQTLLSPPR
- a CDS encoding membrane hypothetical protein (Evidence 5 : Unknown function), translating into MKLFFGILTLLGALFISSIAAYFSIIGLAAIFAATFTPVVVMTGVLEGGKIIAAAWLHANWKNRDVSWLHKLYLIMAVLVLMVVTAVGIYGFLSKGHFEQKAPLAGINLQIAQHEQSVAQIERENSRLQAKTDQFDKIIDAYLRNNKVTLSIKTKKEQDPDRNEIQKQITANKNEITRLNKELLSLRLQTSEVEASLGPVKYVAALFGWQDTSYAIRMLILLLMFSFDPLAIVLILSSSISLGEYFTASGNSKRSITTSSALVPLSSVAE
- a CDS encoding glucosylceramidase, translated to MNSSSAITFWLTHSNQSALLQRQVNPLSFTNTTNGCQKIQVDATHSYQPMEGFGFSLTGGSAYLINQLTSWERDRLLRETFSSENDGIGVSYLRVSIGASDLSATTFSYDDMPIGQTDPGLIHFDLNAGDLDLIPVLREIIAINPQIKIMGTPWSAPPWMKDNNSFVGGSLRSEYYQVYADYFVRYLRAMRDNGIYIHALTLQNEPLNKKNDPSMVMKSAEQADFIKNYLGPALWNAGLQEVELFCWDHNCDEKRYPIEVLNILDESNALNYLAGVAWHLYAGDASSISDVHYLYPEMKMAFTEQWVGRDGNFAGDLIWHMKNVMVGTIRNWSRVVLEWNLASDPVCRPHTRGGEPNCVGALTIDVDGEEKVRRNVSYYVIAHAAKFVCPGSVRISSTSIDSLPNVAFKTPTGGIVLIVLNATGDQQTFGIQFDERVATTTLAGGSVGTYVW
- a CDS encoding hypothetical protein (Evidence 5 : Unknown function), which produces MARHSLRRRLLELAFWLGCGSFCVGEFVFAGARDPMEPRGGTFVPPPIEEPAPWKEQTTDLPPFPQDEDLVELPLDRSDYRCLIDSRTLIVGKDQAVRYTAVLVSASGARSIFFEALRCDNGEYKTEAYGRSGSFQKASAPLWRRIDDISTGSSRQFRLELRATLCDETHRPLTPTDMMKRLKYPPPSGISMLGR
- a CDS encoding phospholipid/cholesterol/gamma-HCH transport system substrate-binding protein; the encoded protein is MQNRVGYAAVGLFVVLLGLAAVAVALWLAVGTSNKVYDTYLAYMSESVSGLNPEAPVKYRGVDIGRVVGISLVPNNPEEVELRLSLERGAPIRRDTVAVLKTQGLTGIAYVELTGGSRNAEPLISKKGHPAVILTAPSLLERLDIAVTTVLGKIEALSGNFAEILAPENRAALAKILANLDTITSAVAQRTGSIDQTLANASISVDNIAMASNSLVPLLDSLHRGANTIELAAHNLARAGDGASSAVQDGRRSLTRFSQETLPEVTALATELRDLVAALKRFTEQLQRDPNSLVFGRRDRRLGPGE